A single window of Malus sylvestris chromosome 5, drMalSylv7.2, whole genome shotgun sequence DNA harbors:
- the LOC126623789 gene encoding probable indole-3-acetic acid-amido synthetase GH3.1: MAVDSPLSPLGPPACEKDAKALQFIEETTRNANAVQERVLSEILARNAQTEYLKRFKLGGATDRKTFKSKLPVITYEDLQPEIQRIANGDRSPILSAHPISEFLTSSGTSAGERKLMPTIQEELDRRQLLYSLLMPVMNLCVPGLDKGKGLYFLFVKSETKTPGGLLARPVLTSYYKSEHFKTRPYDPYNVYTSPNEAILCPDSFQSMYAQMLCGLLEREKVLRLGAVFASGLLRAIRFLQLNWQQLAEDIRTGTLSSKITDPDLKSCIGGILKPHPELADFMSKQCGNENWDGILTRIWPNTKYLDVIVTGAMAQYIPTLDYYSGGLPMACTMYASSECYFGLNLNPMCKPSEVSYTIMPNMAYFEFLPYEPNLVSGGGESGTRLVDLVDVEVGREYELVITTYAGLHRYRVGDILRVTGFHNSAPQFHFVRRKNVLLSIDSDKTDEAELQLAVDNASKLLKKFSASVVEYTSYADTTTIPGHYVIYWELLVKDSANSESESFDAVMDQCCLTMEESLNSVYRQGRVADNSIGPLEIRVVKNGTFEELMDYAISRGASINQYKVPRCVNFTPIMELLDFRVISKHVSPSLPHWTPERKMR; encoded by the exons ATGGCTGTCGACTCGCCACTCTCTCCCCTCGGCCCACCCGCCTGCGAGAAGGACGCCAAAGCGTTACAGTTCATTGAAGAAACTACCCGGAACGCCAACGCTGTCCAAGAGCGGGTGCTGTCCGAGATACTAGCTCGAAACGCCCAGACCGAGTACCTTAAACGCTTCAAACTCGGCGGCGCCACCGACCGCAAAACCTTCAAGTCCAAACTCCCCGTGATTACCTACGAGGATCTCCAGCCCGAAATCCAACGCATTGCCAATGGTGATCGCTCCCCCATCTTGTCAGCTCATCCCATCTCAGAATTCCTCACCAG TTCTGGGACTTCAGCTGGAGAGAGGAAGCTGATGCCAACAATTCAGGAGGAATTGGATCGCCGCCAATTATTATACAGCCTTCTCATGCCCGTCATGAACCT TTGTGTGCCCGGGCTGGACAAGGGAAAGGGCCTATACTTTCTGTTCGTGAAGTCCGAAACAAAGACGCCGGGCGGCCTTTTGGCCCGACCCGTTCTCACCAGCTACTACAAAAGCGAGCACTTCAAGACGCGGCCGTACGACCCGTACAACGTGTACACGAGTCCCAATGAGGCAATCCTTTGCCCGGACTCCTTCCAGAGCATGTACGCCCAAATGCTCTGCGGCCTCCTCGAGCGCGAAAAAGTCCTCCGCCTCGGCGCCGTTTTTGCGTCCGGTCTCCTCCGTGCAATACGGTTCCTCCAGCTCAACTGGCAACAACTAGCAGAAGACATCCGGACCGGAACTCTGAGCTCGAAAATAACTGACCCGGATTTGAAATCTTGCATAGGCGGGATCTTAAAACCCCACCCGGAGCTAGCGGATTTCATGTCCAAACAGTGCGGAAACGAAAATTGGGATGGGATTTTAACTCGGATATGGCCAAACACGAAATATCTGGATGTGATAGTGACTGGCGCGATGGCGCAGTACATTCCGACGCTGGATTACTACAGCGGCGGATTGCCGATGGCATGTACGATGTACGCATCGTCGGAGTGTTATTTCGGACTCAATCTCAACCCTATGTGCAAGCCTTCTGAAGTTTCCTACACGATAATGCCAAACATGGCCTATTTCGAGTTCCTCCCTTACGAGCCAAACTTGGTGAGTGGCGGCGGCGAGTCGGGAACCAGACTCGTTGACCTCGTCGACGTCGAGGTCGGAAGAGAGTACGAGCTCGTAATCACCACCTACGCCGGGCTTCACAGATACAGAGTCGGGGACATCCTCCGAGTCACCGGGTTCCACAACTCGGCCCCGCAGTTCCACTTCGTGAGGAGGAAGAACGTTTTGCTCAGCATCGACTCGGACAAGACCGACGAAGCAGAGTTGCAACTCGCCGTCGACAACGCCTCCAAGCTCCTCAAGAAATTCAGCGCTAGCGTGGTGGAGTACACGAGTTACGCCGACACGACGACAATCCCGGGGCACTACGTGATCTATTGGGAGCTTCTCGTGAAGGACTCGGCGAACTCAGAGAGTGAGTCGTTCGACGCGGTGATGGACCAGTGCTGCCTAACGATGGAGGAATCACTTAACTCGGTGTATCGGCAGGGTCGAGTGGCGGACAACTCGATCGGGCCGCTAGAGATACGCGTGGTGAAGAACGGCACGTTTGAGGAGTTGATGGACTACGCGATCTCGAGAGGCGCGTCGATTAATCAGTACAAGGTACCGCGGTGTGTGAATTTTACCCCAATCATGGAGTTACTGGACTTCAGGGTAATTTCCAAGCATGTCAGCCCATCTTTACCGCACTGGACTCCTGAAAGGAAGATGCGGTAA